The following are encoded in a window of Flavobacterium psychrotrophum genomic DNA:
- a CDS encoding uroporphyrinogen-III synthase produces MAYRVLSTKKLQPNQKLYLLNAGLAVVEADFIGIEYKPFELNDTADNLIFTSANGFKGFLKHVASGLLSGNKVFCVGYKTKELIERHGFEVIAVANDAEALAEFIIKDHADKQFTFYSGSLRRDILPEVLINAKVAFTEVEVYDTVLTPQKITTPVDGILFFSPSAVQSYMQENTITDEACFCIGNTTAAALEGITNKIIIAHKPSVENVIVQTRTYFAKAREEGTKQHKE; encoded by the coding sequence ATGGCATACCGCGTGCTTTCTACTAAAAAGTTGCAGCCCAACCAAAAGCTGTATCTGCTTAATGCAGGGCTTGCCGTGGTAGAAGCCGATTTTATAGGTATTGAGTACAAGCCTTTTGAACTTAATGACACCGCTGATAATCTTATCTTTACGAGTGCTAACGGGTTTAAGGGTTTTTTAAAGCATGTAGCAAGCGGGCTGCTCTCTGGTAATAAAGTATTTTGTGTAGGCTATAAAACCAAAGAACTGATAGAGCGCCACGGATTTGAAGTTATCGCTGTGGCGAATGATGCTGAGGCATTGGCTGAATTTATTATTAAAGACCACGCAGATAAACAGTTTACATTTTACAGCGGCAGCCTTCGCAGGGATATCCTTCCGGAGGTATTGATAAATGCCAAAGTAGCTTTTACCGAAGTTGAAGTGTATGACACCGTGCTTACACCGCAAAAGATAACCACACCCGTAGACGGGATACTCTTTTTTAGTCCGTCTGCTGTGCAGAGTTATATGCAGGAAAATACCATTACAGATGAAGCCTGCTTTTGCATTGGCAACACAACAGCCGCTGCATTAGAGGGTATAACAAATAAGATTATCATTGCCCATAAGCCAAGTGTGGAGAATGTTATTGTGCAAACAAGGACATATTTCGCAAAGGCACGCGAAGAAGGCACAAAGCAACACAAAGAATAA
- a CDS encoding DUF6896 domain-containing protein, whose product MELPIKKYIISKPEDLPSEEAVCADSNEYKVLLQFDTDLESFRQSTGKNLKEKLPNHNVGIHGIEPIIGIVKLLSYKEIEENVDFFEQCAIDYGVLATKLIYELASCLKLEIHKDFPSLTFNPLKSGKKVTGTFNGWRYYVHGFHCGFYNEKTKQEIEASIMCGNEFGELDSYFFTRYILSTQEYWPLPLKIYELYHDGERILEKMLALGKFERIPSNWPNRYGTVVKDKERVEVKIFDSSTDYIQKPKFNTLKFLGLKK is encoded by the coding sequence TTGGAACTACCGATAAAGAAATACATCATTAGCAAACCTGAAGATTTACCTTCGGAAGAAGCTGTATGTGCAGATTCCAATGAATATAAAGTGCTTTTACAGTTTGATACTGATTTGGAATCTTTTCGGCAATCTACAGGTAAGAATCTAAAAGAAAAACTACCCAATCATAATGTTGGAATACATGGAATTGAACCAATAATAGGCATCGTAAAGCTGCTTTCTTACAAGGAAATAGAGGAAAATGTCGATTTTTTTGAGCAATGTGCTATAGACTATGGGGTACTCGCCACTAAGTTAATTTATGAATTAGCAAGCTGCCTGAAATTAGAAATTCACAAGGATTTTCCATCGCTAACTTTCAACCCGCTGAAGTCTGGAAAAAAAGTAACAGGTACATTTAATGGTTGGAGATATTATGTACATGGATTTCATTGTGGTTTTTATAATGAAAAAACGAAACAAGAAATAGAAGCATCAATAATGTGCGGGAATGAATTTGGCGAACTTGACTCGTATTTTTTTACACGATATATTTTATCTACGCAGGAATATTGGCCTTTACCTCTCAAAATATATGAACTATATCATGATGGAGAAAGAATATTAGAAAAAATGCTGGCACTTGGTAAATTTGAACGCATTCCTTCAAACTGGCCAAACAGGTACGGCACTGTTGTAAAAGACAAAGAAAGAGTTGAAGTTAAAATCTTTGACTCTTCAACAGATTATATACAAAAACCAAAGTTTAATACTCTAAAATTCTTAGGTTTAAAAAAATGA
- a CDS encoding GNAT family N-acetyltransferase, with protein sequence MSNWEINTIDAILPEEFFALIERNRRNLVNTFPVTISGCSNLERTAAFLAQGAENQEKGEYYYFYLRDTQSKKLIGYIVVKNINRYILKCELGYFVDKDSQGQGITSILVAKTVAFCFDTLHLNKVYICTSPVNFASQKVALKNGFIQEGVLKQEFKNGDGVMEDIFYFGLLKSEYTSKIK encoded by the coding sequence ATGAGCAATTGGGAAATAAATACCATTGATGCGATCCTGCCGGAGGAGTTTTTCGCTCTTATAGAGCGAAACAGGCGAAATCTTGTCAATACGTTTCCCGTTACAATTTCAGGGTGCAGCAATTTAGAGCGTACGGCTGCCTTTCTTGCACAGGGTGCAGAAAATCAGGAAAAAGGAGAGTACTATTATTTCTACCTGCGCGATACACAAAGCAAAAAGCTGATTGGGTACATTGTAGTTAAGAACATCAATAGATATATTCTCAAATGCGAACTGGGTTACTTTGTAGATAAAGACTCTCAGGGGCAGGGCATTACATCAATACTGGTTGCAAAAACGGTGGCCTTTTGTTTTGATACGCTGCATCTTAATAAAGTGTACATCTGTACCTCGCCGGTAAATTTTGCAAGCCAGAAGGTGGCCTTAAAAAATGGGTTTATACAGGAGGGTGTGCTAAAGCAGGAGTTTAAAAATGGCGATGGCGTAATGGAGGACATTTTTTATTTCGGGTTATTAAAATCAGAATACACGTCAAAAATTAAATAG
- a CDS encoding DUF1801 domain-containing protein codes for MKYTPEIQTYNDALTAEDTAIANFLAQTITENLPGAENKIWHAHPVWFLDGNPVVGYSKLKNNMRLMFWSGQSFDEELLNLNGKKFKDAAIAYTHVSQINIKDLNRWLRKATEIQWDYKNIVKRKGVLIRIK; via the coding sequence ATGAAATACACCCCGGAAATACAAACTTACAACGATGCGCTAACTGCTGAAGATACCGCTATTGCTAATTTTTTAGCACAAACCATAACTGAAAATTTACCCGGTGCCGAAAACAAGATATGGCATGCGCACCCGGTTTGGTTTTTAGATGGCAACCCTGTTGTGGGTTACAGTAAGCTAAAAAACAACATGAGGCTGATGTTTTGGAGTGGGCAGTCGTTTGATGAAGAGCTACTGAACCTTAACGGTAAAAAGTTTAAAGATGCTGCCATAGCCTATACCCATGTGAGCCAGATAAACATTAAAGACCTTAATCGCTGGCTTAGAAAGGCAACGGAAATTCAGTGGGATTATAAAAATATTGTAAAGCGCAAAGGCGTGCTTATACGTATAAAATAG
- the hemE gene encoding uroporphyrinogen decarboxylase, which yields MSIKNDLFLKALRNEPVERPPVWMMRQAGRYLPEFRALRDKYDFFTRCQTPELAAEITVQPIRIVKPDAAILFSDILVVPQAMGIEVLMKESVGPFLPNPIRTVQDVEKVIVPDIHETLGYVMDAIKLTKEMLNDEVPLIGFAGSPWTIFCYAVEGKGSKSFDTAKGFCFSQPEAAHVLLQKITDTTIAYLKEKVKAGVNAVQVFDSWGGMLSPVDYQEFSWKYINQIVEALATETHVIVFGKGCWFALGDMAQSKASALGVDWTCSARNARYLSGGRITLQGNFDPSRLLSPIPTIKKMVHQMIDEFGKDNYIVNLGHGILPHIPVDHAKAFIDAVKEYK from the coding sequence ATGAGCATAAAAAACGACCTTTTTTTAAAAGCATTACGTAACGAACCCGTAGAGCGACCACCGGTATGGATGATGCGTCAGGCAGGGCGTTACCTGCCGGAATTCAGGGCACTGCGAGATAAATACGACTTCTTTACACGCTGCCAGACGCCTGAGCTTGCTGCCGAAATTACGGTGCAGCCCATCCGTATTGTGAAGCCTGATGCCGCGATATTATTCAGTGATATACTTGTGGTGCCACAGGCTATGGGCATTGAGGTGCTGATGAAAGAAAGCGTTGGGCCATTTTTGCCCAACCCTATACGCACCGTGCAGGATGTAGAGAAAGTTATTGTTCCGGATATCCATGAAACACTGGGATATGTAATGGATGCCATAAAGCTGACTAAAGAAATGCTTAACGATGAGGTGCCGCTTATAGGTTTTGCAGGCAGCCCGTGGACGATTTTCTGCTATGCGGTAGAAGGTAAAGGTTCTAAGAGTTTTGATACTGCTAAGGGTTTCTGTTTTAGCCAGCCTGAGGCTGCCCACGTACTGCTTCAAAAAATAACCGATACCACCATTGCTTACCTTAAAGAAAAAGTAAAGGCGGGTGTAAATGCCGTGCAGGTATTTGACAGCTGGGGCGGTATGCTAAGCCCGGTAGATTACCAGGAATTTTCATGGAAATACATCAACCAGATCGTAGAGGCACTGGCAACTGAAACGCATGTAATTGTGTTTGGTAAAGGCTGTTGGTTTGCACTTGGCGACATGGCACAAAGTAAGGCTTCTGCACTTGGTGTAGACTGGACGTGCTCTGCGCGCAATGCACGTTACCTTAGTGGTGGCCGCATTACGCTTCAGGGTAACTTTGACCCAAGCCGATTGCTAAGCCCTATCCCTACCATTAAAAAAATGGTACACCAAATGATAGATGAGTTTGGTAAAGACAATTATATTGTAAATTTAGGTCACGGCATACTACCACACATTCCGGTAGACCATGCCAAAGCGTTTATAGACGCGGTTAAAGAATATAAATAA
- the hemA gene encoding glutamyl-tRNA reductase translates to MENHNMHRHLTFYAVGISYRKADAEVRGKFSLDAIARTAVLEQAAAEGIESLVVISTCNRTEIYGFAEHPFQLIKLMVENSRGSVEEFQRAAFIYKNNEAMAHVFRVGTGLDSQILGDFEIIGQIKNGFAESKNHNLVNSFTERLVNSVIQASKRVKNETELSSGATSVSFAAVQYIIDNVADVQNKGILLFGTGKIGRNTCENLVKHTKNDHIVLINRTREKAEKVAGKFNLLVKDYDLLPLEVAQADVLVVATGAQLPTIDKDILALNKPLLILDLSIPKNVHDNVLDLPNVTVIHLDDLSKITDSTLENRKKHIPAAEAIISEVTEEFNEWTNSRKFAPTINALKEKLNSIKDSELDFQRKKISNFDEQQAEIISQRIIHKITSHFANHLKDRDTVVDESIEWIEKVFKIENKAQTT, encoded by the coding sequence ATGGAAAATCACAACATGCACAGGCATCTTACTTTTTATGCTGTGGGAATCAGTTACCGTAAAGCAGACGCTGAGGTAAGGGGAAAGTTTAGCCTTGATGCTATTGCCAGGACTGCTGTTTTAGAGCAGGCCGCCGCCGAAGGTATAGAAAGCCTTGTCGTAATATCTACCTGTAACCGTACCGAAATTTATGGATTTGCAGAGCATCCGTTTCAGCTTATAAAATTAATGGTAGAAAATAGCCGCGGCTCTGTAGAGGAGTTTCAGCGTGCTGCTTTTATATATAAAAATAACGAGGCCATGGCACACGTTTTTCGCGTGGGTACAGGGCTGGACAGCCAGATACTGGGAGATTTTGAAATTATAGGGCAAATAAAGAATGGCTTTGCAGAAAGCAAGAACCATAACCTCGTCAATTCGTTTACAGAGCGTTTGGTAAATAGTGTAATACAGGCCAGCAAACGCGTAAAGAATGAAACCGAACTGAGCAGTGGTGCCACATCGGTATCTTTTGCTGCGGTGCAGTATATTATAGATAACGTTGCCGATGTGCAAAACAAAGGCATACTGCTTTTTGGTACCGGCAAAATAGGCCGCAATACCTGCGAAAATCTGGTTAAGCATACCAAGAACGACCATATTGTGCTTATAAACCGCACAAGGGAAAAGGCAGAAAAAGTAGCCGGCAAGTTTAACCTGCTGGTTAAAGACTACGACCTGCTTCCGCTAGAAGTAGCCCAGGCAGATGTACTGGTAGTTGCTACCGGTGCGCAGCTGCCTACCATCGATAAAGATATTCTGGCGCTTAACAAGCCACTGCTGATACTTGATCTTTCGATACCTAAAAACGTACACGATAATGTATTGGACCTGCCAAATGTTACCGTAATACACCTTGACGACCTGAGTAAAATAACCGACAGCACACTGGAAAACCGTAAAAAGCACATTCCGGCAGCTGAGGCAATTATAAGCGAAGTAACCGAGGAATTTAACGAGTGGACAAATTCCCGCAAGTTTGCACCCACCATAAATGCATTAAAAGAGAAACTTAACTCTATTAAAGATAGTGAGCTGGACTTTCAGCGCAAAAAAATAAGTAATTTTGATGAGCAGCAGGCCGAGATCATCAGCCAGCGCATTATTCATAAAATTACATCTCATTTTGCAAACCATCTTAAAGACCGCGATACCGTGGTTGATGAAAGCATAGAGTGGATAGAAAAAGTCTTTAAAATAGAAAACAAGGCACAGACGACTTAA
- the hemC gene encoding hydroxymethylbilane synthase translates to MEQKTIRIGTRDSELALWQAHTVEKQLNDLGYATEIVAVKSTGDLILDVPLYELGITGIFTKTLDVAMLRGEVDIAVHSMKDVPTALPKGIVQAAVLERANVDDILVHKGNPDFYANAAIIATGSLRRQAQWLNRYPHHTVTYLRGNVNTRLKKLEESGWNGAVFAKAGLERINLLPHNHITLDWMIPAPAQGAMVVVAMENDSFCREALAKLNHKPTEVATHIERQFLKKLEGGCTAPIGALVSSIDDEIRFEGVLLSIDGKQKLHIEKVISADGDTDNLGNLCAEELLQNGGAELMAEIRNQLNK, encoded by the coding sequence TTGGAACAAAAAACAATAAGGATTGGTACCCGCGATAGCGAACTTGCGCTGTGGCAGGCTCATACGGTAGAAAAGCAACTGAACGATTTGGGTTATGCTACCGAGATCGTGGCTGTAAAAAGCACGGGCGACCTAATACTGGACGTTCCGCTATACGAATTGGGCATTACCGGTATTTTTACTAAAACACTCGACGTTGCCATGCTGCGCGGCGAAGTAGATATTGCCGTGCACAGCATGAAGGATGTACCTACCGCATTGCCAAAAGGCATTGTGCAGGCCGCTGTTTTAGAGCGTGCCAATGTAGACGACATACTGGTGCACAAAGGCAATCCTGATTTTTATGCCAATGCAGCCATTATTGCTACAGGCTCACTCCGCCGCCAGGCGCAGTGGCTCAACCGCTACCCGCACCATACCGTAACATACCTTCGCGGCAATGTAAACACCCGGCTTAAAAAGCTCGAAGAAAGCGGGTGGAACGGTGCAGTGTTTGCCAAAGCCGGACTGGAACGTATTAACCTGTTACCGCATAACCATATAACCCTTGACTGGATGATACCCGCACCCGCTCAGGGTGCCATGGTGGTAGTCGCTATGGAAAACGACAGCTTTTGCCGTGAGGCGCTTGCAAAGCTAAACCATAAGCCTACCGAAGTTGCCACACACATAGAGCGCCAGTTCCTTAAAAAACTGGAGGGCGGCTGTACCGCTCCCATTGGCGCATTGGTAAGCTCTATAGATGATGAAATACGTTTTGAGGGTGTATTGCTTTCTATCGACGGGAAGCAGAAACTGCACATCGAAAAAGTAATCTCCGCTGATGGCGATACAGATAATCTGGGCAACCTGTGTGCCGAAGAACTGTTGCAAAACGGTGGTGCTGAACTAATGGCCGAAATTCGTAATCAACTTAATAAATAA
- a CDS encoding helix-turn-helix transcriptional regulator, with product MGSHEEIMIEDGFYVLKYENNSDETTHFTRDVDTELIQFHFGIKGRGKFIFNQGRYALDIREEVSLFLYNPQTNLPLHLEIAPHSWVISILVSIKKFHGFFSEQADHIPFLSPGNIDRKYYKDDKINPSMAIVLSQLFHFNLHQSIKKLYFKGKVYELLSLYFNRTEDPNAEQCPFLIDEENVIKIRKAKDIVIANMAEPPGLEELSEQVGISLKKLKMGFRQIYGDSVYSFLFDYKMDYARKLLDSGSYNVNEVGLRIGYSTASHFIAAFKKKFGTTPKKYLMSINEKV from the coding sequence ATGGGTTCTCATGAGGAGATAATGATTGAAGACGGTTTTTATGTACTGAAGTATGAAAACAACAGCGACGAAACCACCCATTTTACAAGGGATGTAGATACCGAACTAATACAATTTCACTTTGGCATTAAAGGCCGTGGCAAGTTTATTTTTAACCAGGGCCGCTATGCGCTGGACATCCGCGAGGAGGTATCGCTCTTTTTGTATAACCCACAAACTAACCTGCCACTACACCTGGAAATTGCCCCGCACAGCTGGGTGATATCGATACTTGTTTCCATAAAAAAATTTCACGGCTTTTTTTCAGAACAGGCAGACCATATTCCGTTTTTAAGCCCAGGTAATATTGACCGTAAATACTATAAAGACGATAAAATAAATCCGTCAATGGCCATTGTACTAAGCCAGCTGTTTCACTTTAACCTGCACCAGAGTATTAAAAAACTCTATTTTAAGGGCAAGGTATATGAGCTGCTGAGCCTGTACTTTAACCGTACGGAAGACCCAAATGCAGAGCAATGCCCATTTTTGATAGATGAGGAAAACGTAATAAAAATACGCAAGGCAAAAGATATTGTAATTGCCAACATGGCTGAGCCGCCGGGACTGGAAGAACTTAGCGAGCAGGTAGGCATAAGCCTTAAAAAGCTTAAAATGGGCTTCCGCCAAATATATGGCGACAGCGTGTACAGCTTTTTGTTTGATTATAAGATGGACTATGCCCGCAAGCTGCTCGACAGCGGATCGTATAACGTAAACGAGGTAGGGCTACGCATAGGCTACAGCACTGCCAGCCACTTTATAGCGGCTTTTAAAAAGAAATTTGGCACTACGCCTAAGAAGTATTTAATGAGTATTAACGAGAAGGTATAG
- the hemB gene encoding porphobilinogen synthase: protein MFPIHRNRRLRTNESIRALVRETVLTPNDFMFPMFIAEGTNVEIPIPSMPGIFRRSLDLTVKEVKELWSLGIKAVNIYVKVDDSLKDNTGKEAWNKNGLMQQAIKAIKDAVPDMIVMPDVALDPYSIYGHDGIIKNGAVANDETVDALVKMAVSHAEAGADFVAPSDMMDGRVIRLREGLDGSGFHNVGIMSYAAKYASSFYGPFRDALDSAPKQAGIAVPKDKKTYQMDYANRTEAIREAIHDVEEGADIVMVKPGIAYLDIVREVKNAVNVPVSVYQVSGEYAMVKAAAERGWLDHDKIMLEQLYCIKRAGADIISTYFAKEAAILLNE from the coding sequence ATGTTCCCGATACACAGAAACAGACGACTAAGAACCAATGAATCAATACGCGCCCTGGTGCGCGAAACCGTACTTACCCCAAACGACTTTATGTTTCCTATGTTTATTGCTGAAGGCACTAACGTAGAAATTCCCATTCCATCAATGCCCGGTATTTTTCGCCGCTCGTTAGACCTGACGGTCAAGGAAGTAAAGGAATTATGGAGCCTGGGCATAAAAGCGGTAAACATTTATGTAAAAGTAGACGACAGCCTTAAAGACAATACCGGCAAAGAAGCGTGGAATAAGAACGGGCTGATGCAGCAGGCTATTAAAGCCATAAAAGATGCTGTGCCCGATATGATCGTAATGCCCGATGTGGCACTTGACCCATATTCGATATATGGCCACGACGGTATTATTAAAAATGGTGCTGTTGCTAATGATGAAACCGTAGATGCACTGGTAAAAATGGCGGTATCTCATGCAGAGGCGGGTGCCGATTTTGTTGCTCCCAGTGACATGATGGATGGCCGGGTTATACGCCTGCGCGAAGGGCTGGATGGTTCAGGATTCCACAATGTGGGGATTATGAGCTATGCGGCAAAATATGCCTCTTCATTTTATGGTCCTTTTAGGGATGCCTTAGACAGCGCCCCAAAACAGGCCGGCATAGCAGTACCAAAGGATAAGAAAACCTACCAGATGGACTATGCAAACCGCACCGAAGCCATTCGCGAAGCGATACACGATGTAGAAGAGGGTGCCGATATTGTTATGGTGAAGCCGGGCATTGCTTACCTGGACATTGTACGCGAAGTGAAGAATGCGGTTAACGTACCGGTATCAGTTTACCAGGTATCCGGTGAATACGCCATGGTTAAGGCCGCTGCCGAACGTGGCTGGCTGGATCATGATAAGATAATGCTGGAACAACTGTATTGCATAAAACGCGCAGGAGCCGATATTATCAGTACCTATTTTGCTAAAGAAGCGGCTATATTGCTAAACGAATAA